The Dehalococcoidia bacterium genome has a window encoding:
- a CDS encoding phosphatase PAP2 family protein has product MATFTTTAQHRGIGSQRLERAIALARGAASDVRGTAANARRSLAWAPAFARDLTIVLGVIGVYFVLRGLAPTRLDESVALTNDLVAVEKATYTFWEPQIQDWSLQNHWVQELANFTYAYLHFPVLAMVAIWLWFRDRSRFVFLRNVMFTSMVIGLFVYYAFPAAPPRLMELHGYDMGFTDTVFGAETSVSYAQPSLITNEYAAIPSFHFGWIALASAAIWTTTRNPFARTVAVSLTVLMTWAIVASANHLFIDMALGGLVIVASWWVAGHLSVAKRFVARQARATRAHQPIELPASQWLAPNAAFAAREVCAA; this is encoded by the coding sequence ATGGCAACGTTCACGACGACAGCACAACACAGGGGAATCGGCAGCCAGCGGCTCGAGCGGGCAATCGCCCTGGCGCGCGGCGCCGCAAGCGACGTTCGCGGCACCGCCGCCAACGCGCGGCGATCGCTGGCATGGGCGCCCGCCTTCGCACGCGACCTGACCATCGTGCTCGGCGTCATCGGCGTCTACTTCGTGCTCCGCGGCCTCGCCCCGACCCGGCTCGACGAGTCCGTCGCGCTGACCAACGACCTGGTGGCCGTCGAGAAGGCGACGTACACCTTCTGGGAGCCGCAGATACAGGACTGGTCCTTGCAGAACCACTGGGTCCAGGAGCTGGCGAACTTCACCTACGCGTACCTGCACTTCCCGGTGCTGGCCATGGTCGCCATCTGGCTCTGGTTCCGCGACCGCAGCCGCTTCGTCTTCCTCCGCAACGTGATGTTCACGTCGATGGTCATCGGGCTGTTCGTCTACTACGCCTTCCCGGCGGCGCCGCCCCGCCTCATGGAGCTGCACGGCTACGACATGGGCTTCACCGACACGGTGTTCGGCGCCGAGACCAGCGTCTCCTACGCGCAGCCTTCGCTGATCACCAACGAGTACGCCGCCATCCCGAGCTTCCACTTCGGATGGATCGCGCTGGCATCGGCGGCGATCTGGACGACGACGCGCAATCCCTTCGCCCGCACGGTCGCCGTTAGCCTGACGGTGCTGATGACGTGGGCGATCGTGGCCAGCGCCAACCACCTGTTCATCGACATGGCGCTCGGCGGCCTAGTGATCGTGGCATCGTGGTGGGTCGCCGGTCACCTCAGCGTCGCAAAGCGTTTCGTCGCTCGCCAGGCGCGCGCGACGCGAGCGCACCAGCCCATCGAGCTGCCGGCTTCGCAGTGGCTGGCTCCGAACGCCGCCTTCGCCGCTCGCGAGGTGTGCGCGGCGTAA
- a CDS encoding class I SAM-dependent DNA methyltransferase produces the protein MNNYTIDQLESHLWESANILRGPVDAADFKTYIFPLLFFKRVSDVYDEEFEEAKQESRGDLDFASFPENHGFQIPDGCHWNDVRERTTNVGQALLHALREIEKANPGTLYGVFGDAQWANKERFSDELLNDLMEHFSRINLSNAAVQTDVLGQAYEYLIKKFADATNRKAGEFYTPRPIVRLMVNILDPQEGESIYDPACGTGGMLLGAIAHVKDAGGDVKLLWGKLFGQDRNLTNEAMSRINLFLHGVEDFKIVRGDTLREPAFYSGDLLSQFDCVIANPPFSLEQWGDEIWSNDRYGRNFAGLPPRKSGDYAWVQHMIMSMAAPHGRMAVVLPHGALFRMAAEGKIRRKIIDSDKLEAVIGLGPNLFYGTGLAACILVFRMRKADERRGKILIVDASKDFRKGRNQNTLEPEHVERIYGWYRDYQDVPGTAKVVATKDVAQNDFNLNISLYVEPVVEEQTITVLEVIANLKIKLDEAYAAEERLKELLVSAALMS, from the coding sequence GTGAACAACTACACCATCGACCAGCTGGAATCGCACCTCTGGGAGTCCGCGAACATCCTGCGCGGGCCGGTCGATGCTGCCGACTTCAAAACGTACATCTTCCCGTTGCTGTTCTTCAAGCGGGTCTCGGACGTCTACGACGAGGAGTTCGAAGAGGCGAAGCAGGAGTCACGTGGTGACCTCGACTTCGCGTCGTTCCCGGAGAATCACGGGTTCCAGATACCCGACGGATGCCACTGGAACGACGTGCGCGAGCGGACGACGAACGTCGGACAGGCGTTGTTGCATGCGCTGCGGGAGATCGAAAAGGCGAACCCCGGCACTCTGTACGGCGTGTTCGGCGATGCCCAGTGGGCGAACAAGGAGCGGTTCTCCGACGAGCTCCTCAACGACCTGATGGAACACTTCTCGCGGATCAACCTCTCGAACGCTGCGGTGCAGACCGACGTGCTCGGCCAGGCGTACGAGTACCTGATCAAGAAGTTCGCCGACGCCACGAACCGCAAGGCCGGCGAGTTCTACACACCGCGACCGATCGTGCGGTTGATGGTCAATATCCTCGACCCGCAGGAAGGCGAGTCCATCTACGACCCCGCGTGTGGGACGGGCGGCATGTTGCTCGGCGCCATCGCGCATGTGAAGGACGCCGGCGGCGACGTAAAGCTCCTCTGGGGCAAGCTCTTCGGACAAGACCGCAACCTGACGAACGAAGCGATGTCGCGGATCAACCTGTTCCTGCACGGCGTCGAGGACTTCAAGATCGTCCGCGGCGACACCTTGCGCGAGCCGGCGTTCTATTCCGGCGACTTGCTTTCGCAGTTCGACTGCGTGATCGCTAATCCACCGTTCTCGCTTGAACAGTGGGGCGACGAGATCTGGAGCAATGACCGTTACGGGCGCAACTTCGCCGGACTACCACCGCGCAAGAGCGGTGACTACGCCTGGGTGCAGCACATGATCATGTCGATGGCGGCACCGCACGGACGAATGGCCGTCGTCCTGCCCCACGGCGCGCTGTTCCGCATGGCTGCTGAAGGCAAGATCCGTCGCAAGATCATCGACTCCGACAAGCTCGAAGCGGTGATCGGTCTCGGGCCGAACCTGTTCTACGGCACCGGGCTCGCTGCCTGCATCCTGGTCTTCCGCATGCGCAAGGCCGACGAGCGGCGCGGCAAGATCCTCATCGTCGACGCGTCGAAAGATTTCAGGAAGGGCCGCAATCAGAACACGCTCGAACCCGAGCACGTCGAGCGCATCTACGGCTGGTACCGCGACTACCAAGATGTTCCTGGCACTGCAAAGGTCGTCGCGACAAAGGATGTCGCGCAGAACGACTTCAATCTCAACATCTCCCTTTACGTGGAGCCCGTAGTCGAGGAGCAGACCATTACGGTGCTGGAGGTCATCGCCAATCTCAAGATAAAGC
- a CDS encoding alpha/beta fold hydrolase, which yields MKKTLILGLVALFALMLGAALTGGNSGGSTSEAAEINPVILVHGWNGSASSMATLKSRFEANGRQAFSLTLPGQNNVTNASAIRTLVNNVKAQTGATQVDLVAHSMGGLSTRYYLKNLGGTSSVAQYVSLGSPHYGLALACFLFTNSGGQMCPWSSFLGALNSGDDTPGSPLYTTIYSTSDGLVPTSSSRLDGGACFKQISGVSHTNLTQDAGVFALVLSGVDGTCTGVFQ from the coding sequence GTGAAGAAGACCCTCATCCTGGGGCTGGTCGCCCTCTTCGCACTCATGCTCGGCGCCGCCCTCACCGGCGGCAATTCCGGCGGATCAACGTCCGAGGCGGCGGAGATCAACCCCGTCATCCTGGTACACGGCTGGAACGGCTCGGCCAGTTCCATGGCGACGCTGAAGTCTCGCTTCGAAGCCAACGGCCGCCAGGCGTTCAGCCTGACACTCCCCGGCCAGAACAACGTCACGAACGCGTCGGCGATCAGGACGCTCGTCAATAACGTGAAAGCGCAGACGGGCGCGACGCAGGTCGACCTTGTCGCCCACAGCATGGGCGGCCTTTCGACGCGCTACTACCTCAAGAACCTCGGCGGCACATCGAGCGTCGCGCAGTACGTATCGCTCGGCAGCCCGCACTACGGGCTGGCGCTGGCATGCTTCCTGTTTACGAACAGCGGAGGCCAGATGTGCCCCTGGAGTTCGTTCCTGGGCGCGCTGAACTCCGGCGACGACACGCCCGGTTCGCCGCTCTACACGACGATCTACAGCACCAGCGACGGGCTCGTGCCGACGTCATCCTCGCGGCTCGATGGCGGCGCCTGCTTCAAGCAGATCAGCGGCGTCAGCCACACGAACCTGACGCAGGATGCCGGCGTCTTCGCGCTCGTGCTCTCCGGCGTCGACGGCACCTGCACCGGCGTCTTCCAGTAG
- a CDS encoding DUF1232 domain-containing protein, giving the protein MKRNLSRRVMALSIGGKISLIWRTFRDPDVPVFAKAVLPLVVAYVALPFDVIPDRIPLLGQIDDLVIVAAGMTLFVALTPRHVLEYHLGALE; this is encoded by the coding sequence ATGAAACGCAACCTCAGCCGCCGCGTCATGGCGCTCTCCATAGGGGGCAAAATCTCGCTCATCTGGCGCACGTTCCGCGATCCCGATGTGCCGGTCTTCGCGAAGGCCGTGCTGCCGCTCGTCGTCGCGTACGTCGCGCTGCCGTTCGATGTCATCCCGGACCGCATCCCGCTCCTCGGCCAGATCGACGATCTCGTGATCGTCGCCGCCGGCATGACGCTCTTCGTCGCGCTCACGCCACGCCACGTGCTCGAGTATCATCTGGGCGCGCTCGAATGA
- a CDS encoding RIO1 family regulatory kinase/ATPase — MGQNREAEQMEALEAFIDDATIDEVVGTIKSGKEATVYCCYSTRHDGLVAAKVYRSHNVRQFANDASYTGGRLRRHNRYERAIAQKSRAGRQFAFSAWVNAEYETLETLHRAGGDVPRPIARSESIIIMEYIGDEDAPAPMLSSVDFDDVTAREAFGQIMRNVELALSHDRIHGDLSPHNVLYHEGRVCVIDFPQAVDPRFNPNALELLGRDIENVCRFAERHRVTVDAGRITRELWGRFLRAEL, encoded by the coding sequence ATGGGACAGAACCGAGAAGCTGAACAGATGGAGGCGCTCGAAGCCTTCATCGACGACGCCACCATCGACGAGGTGGTGGGCACTATAAAGAGCGGCAAGGAGGCCACGGTCTACTGCTGCTACTCGACGCGCCACGACGGCCTGGTGGCGGCGAAGGTGTACCGCTCGCACAACGTGCGGCAGTTCGCCAACGACGCGTCGTACACGGGCGGGCGGCTGCGGCGGCATAACCGCTACGAACGCGCGATCGCGCAGAAGTCACGCGCGGGACGCCAGTTCGCGTTCTCGGCGTGGGTCAACGCGGAGTACGAGACGCTCGAAACGCTGCATCGAGCGGGCGGCGACGTGCCGCGGCCGATCGCGCGGTCGGAGAGCATCATCATCATGGAGTACATCGGCGATGAAGACGCGCCGGCGCCGATGCTCAGCAGCGTGGACTTCGACGACGTGACCGCCCGCGAGGCGTTCGGCCAGATCATGCGCAACGTCGAGCTGGCGCTCTCGCACGACCGGATCCACGGCGACCTTTCGCCGCACAACGTGCTGTATCACGAAGGGCGCGTGTGCGTGATCGACTTTCCGCAGGCCGTCGACCCGCGGTTCAATCCGAACGCGCTGGAGTTGCTCGGCCGGGACATCGAGAACGTGTGCCGCTTTGCCGAGCGTCACCGCGTGACGGTCGACGCTGGCCGGATCACGCGGGAGCTGTGGGGGCGGTTTCTGCGCGCCGAGCTGTGA
- a CDS encoding site-specific integrase, with product MHQRPRRASSRSQPCRPLGYVVRNVASLVDAPRIKRHSFRTLSAEEARALLRAAEGDRFEALYVVALTTGMRQGELLGLQWKSVDLKRQTLAVRGSLERGVKTLTIGEPKTRTSRRQVHLTPAAVEALRQHRVRQHEERLAVGSAWEDNELVFCSEIGTPVSASNLLNRSFRRLLERAGIEPIRFHDLRHTAATLLLEQGMHPKIVSEMLGHSTIAITLDLYSHVTSAMHKQAADAMEEILRS from the coding sequence GTGCACCAACGTCCACGCCGTGCTTCATCGCGCTCTCAACCATGCCGTCCGCTGGGGTACGTCGTCCGTAACGTCGCGTCCCTCGTCGACGCGCCGCGGATAAAGCGCCACAGCTTCCGCACGCTCTCCGCCGAAGAAGCGCGCGCCCTGCTGAGGGCAGCCGAGGGCGACCGTTTCGAGGCCCTCTACGTGGTCGCGTTGACGACAGGCATGCGACAGGGGGAGTTGCTTGGCCTGCAGTGGAAGAGTGTCGACCTCAAGCGCCAGACGCTGGCGGTGCGCGGGTCGCTGGAGCGCGGCGTCAAGACGCTGACGATCGGTGAGCCGAAGACGCGGACGTCACGGCGGCAGGTACACCTCACGCCCGCTGCCGTCGAGGCGCTCCGCCAGCATCGCGTCCGCCAGCACGAGGAGCGCCTTGCTGTTGGCTCGGCGTGGGAGGACAACGAGCTCGTGTTCTGCAGTGAGATCGGCACCCCGGTCTCGGCGAGCAATCTCCTCAACCGCTCGTTTCGCCGCCTTCTCGAGCGAGCTGGTATTGAGCCGATCCGCTTCCACGACCTGCGCCACACCGCCGCCACGTTGCTGCTCGAGCAAGGCATGCACCCGAAGATCGTCTCCGAGATGCTCGGCCACAGCACGATCGCAATCACGCTTGATCTCTACAGCCATGTCACCTCCGCGATGCACAAGCAGGCGGCCGACGCCATGGAGGAGATCCTGCGATCCTAG
- a CDS encoding glycerophosphodiester phosphodiesterase family protein, which produces MRLPLVTSHAACKGHAPENTLAGIEAALRLGADAIEIDVHCTADGVPVLIHDETVERTTDGAGNIHEMSFDVARALDAGARQFVPQFQGAVIPTLAETLALTKGNALLQIEIKQRDIEGRVADVVRDAGAVADCEVHSFWPQVVQEMRAVEPRMAAALLTDGRRVVDWQDFFGFALSLNAQGVSVYHSWATRDLVSQGQKRGLTFMVWTVDDEADMQKMVAAGVDSICSNFPDLVRSVIEDRASARR; this is translated from the coding sequence ATGAGGCTGCCGCTCGTCACGTCGCACGCCGCCTGCAAAGGTCACGCGCCGGAGAACACGCTCGCCGGCATCGAAGCGGCGCTGCGGCTCGGCGCCGACGCCATCGAGATCGACGTCCACTGCACCGCCGACGGCGTGCCCGTGCTGATCCACGATGAAACCGTCGAGCGCACGACCGACGGCGCCGGCAACATCCACGAGATGTCGTTCGACGTCGCACGTGCGCTCGATGCCGGTGCGCGCCAGTTCGTGCCGCAGTTCCAGGGCGCCGTAATTCCCACGCTCGCTGAAACGCTTGCGCTGACGAAGGGCAACGCACTGCTGCAGATCGAGATCAAGCAGCGCGACATCGAAGGACGCGTCGCAGACGTGGTGCGCGATGCGGGCGCCGTCGCCGATTGCGAAGTACACTCGTTCTGGCCGCAGGTCGTGCAGGAGATGCGCGCCGTCGAACCGCGCATGGCGGCAGCACTCCTGACCGATGGCCGCCGCGTCGTCGACTGGCAAGACTTCTTCGGCTTCGCGTTGTCGCTGAATGCGCAGGGCGTCAGCGTCTACCATTCGTGGGCGACGCGCGACCTCGTGTCGCAGGGGCAGAAGCGCGGCCTCACCTTCATGGTGTGGACCGTCGATGACGAAGCCGACATGCAGAAGATGGTCGCGGCCGGCGTCGACAGCATCTGCAGCAACTTCCCCGACCTCGTGCGCAGCGTCATCGAGGACCGCGCATCCGCGCGCCGATAG
- a CDS encoding N-terminal phage integrase SAM-like domain-containing protein, whose translation MTTARRARGEGSISKRNDGRFMGRVTLPSGRVKTVYGRSRSDVAKKLRELLSHADQGIPIPEEDPQLRTFLAGWLTSIEHTVRPTTYRRYEQVVRHDLIPELGATRLSKLNPGHVQRLQAHCSSADSPRRRCTNVHAVLHRALNHAVRWGTSSVTSRPSSTRRG comes from the coding sequence ATGACGACTGCGCGGCGCGCGAGAGGCGAAGGGAGCATCAGCAAACGGAACGACGGCCGGTTCATGGGCCGGGTGACGCTGCCAAGCGGCCGCGTCAAGACCGTCTACGGACGGTCGAGGTCGGACGTGGCCAAGAAGCTCAGGGAGCTGCTCTCTCACGCAGACCAGGGCATCCCCATCCCGGAGGAGGACCCGCAACTCAGAACCTTCCTTGCCGGCTGGCTGACCAGCATCGAGCACACCGTCCGCCCGACGACGTACCGCCGCTACGAGCAGGTGGTCCGTCACGACCTAATCCCCGAACTCGGTGCGACGCGCCTCTCGAAACTCAACCCTGGCCACGTGCAGCGCCTTCAGGCACATTGTTCAAGCGCGGACTCTCCCCGACGTCGGTGCACCAACGTCCACGCCGTGCTTCATCGCGCTCTCAACCATGCCGTCCGCTGGGGTACGTCGTCCGTAACGTCGCGTCCCTCGTCGACGCGCCGCGGATAA
- a CDS encoding GMC family oxidoreductase N-terminal domain-containing protein translates to MKYDLIVIGAGAAGATIAARVSEDPRINVLLLEAGPYYATTAQMPDDLRNGNNNSYTDHDWHYRAESNLAGRLTAFPRGRVVGGSSAVNTAIALRGVPEDYDEWARLGNDEWSWQKVLPCFRRLEHDQDFDGDFHGKSGPIPIRRYREDELTPVQSAFVTAMRDLGYPETKDNNDPDSTGLAPHPMNKQGRLRMSVAICYLEPARHRLNLTVRGDCLTHRIVFDGARASGVEVESGGATQVVEGDRIVIASGAIGTPAILMRSGIGPEAHLRELGIDVLADLPGVGANLDDHPMLGVTFLAHEGLLNPDDPLVQVTYRYTSSLGEERNDMQLMPASAVSAGEGRVVYSIGSVIERQKSIGRLSLTSADPHAAPRIENRFCEHPDDVRRLVEGVRMGIEVSSNDAFARLNAGRLSPNDDAIADDETLGAFCRKVAASGFHPSCTAKMAPAADPMGVVDQHLRVRGFDGLFVADASVMPKCPRANIHLTSIMIGERAGEWLRTGAI, encoded by the coding sequence ATGAAGTACGACCTCATCGTCATCGGCGCCGGTGCCGCGGGCGCGACCATCGCCGCTCGCGTGTCCGAAGATCCCCGCATCAACGTCCTCCTCCTCGAAGCGGGCCCCTACTACGCGACCACCGCACAGATGCCCGACGATCTGCGCAACGGAAACAACAACTCGTACACCGACCACGATTGGCACTACCGGGCGGAGTCGAACCTCGCCGGCCGGCTGACCGCGTTTCCGCGCGGGCGCGTCGTCGGCGGTTCGTCGGCGGTGAACACGGCGATCGCGTTGCGCGGCGTGCCGGAGGACTACGACGAGTGGGCGCGGCTCGGCAACGACGAATGGTCGTGGCAGAAGGTGCTCCCCTGCTTCCGCCGTCTCGAACACGATCAGGACTTCGACGGCGACTTCCACGGCAAAAGCGGCCCGATCCCCATCCGCCGCTATCGCGAAGATGAACTCACGCCCGTGCAGTCGGCGTTCGTGACGGCCATGCGGGACCTTGGCTATCCGGAGACGAAGGACAATAACGACCCCGACTCCACCGGCCTCGCGCCGCATCCGATGAACAAGCAGGGCCGCCTCCGGATGAGCGTCGCGATCTGCTACCTGGAGCCGGCGCGACATCGCCTCAACCTGACGGTGCGCGGCGATTGCCTGACGCACCGCATCGTCTTCGACGGCGCGCGCGCGTCGGGCGTCGAAGTCGAGTCAGGCGGCGCCACCCAGGTCGTCGAAGGCGACCGCATCGTGATCGCCTCCGGGGCGATCGGGACACCCGCCATCCTGATGCGCTCGGGCATCGGACCGGAGGCGCACCTGCGCGAGCTTGGCATCGACGTGCTCGCCGATCTTCCGGGCGTCGGCGCCAACCTCGACGACCACCCGATGCTCGGCGTCACGTTTCTGGCGCACGAAGGCCTGCTCAATCCCGACGACCCGCTCGTGCAGGTGACGTATCGCTACACGTCGAGCCTGGGCGAGGAACGCAACGACATGCAGCTCATGCCCGCATCGGCCGTCTCGGCCGGCGAAGGCCGCGTCGTGTACTCGATCGGCAGCGTGATCGAGCGTCAGAAGTCGATCGGACGCCTTTCGCTCACGTCCGCGGACCCGCACGCCGCGCCCCGCATCGAAAATCGCTTCTGCGAGCACCCCGACGACGTGCGACGTCTCGTCGAAGGCGTGCGCATGGGCATCGAAGTGTCTTCGAACGACGCGTTCGCGCGCCTCAACGCCGGCCGGCTCTCGCCGAACGACGACGCCATCGCCGACGACGAGACGCTCGGCGCCTTCTGCCGGAAGGTCGCCGCCAGCGGCTTCCACCCCAGTTGCACCGCGAAAATGGCGCCGGCCGCTGACCCGATGGGCGTCGTCGACCAGCACCTGCGCGTGCGCGGCTTCGACGGCCTGTTCGTCGCGGACGCCTCCGTCATGCCGAAGTGCCCGCGCGCGAACATCCACCTCACGTCGATCATGATCGGCGAACGCGCCGGCGAATGGCTCCGCACCGGCGCGATCTGA